A genomic segment from Aegilops tauschii subsp. strangulata cultivar AL8/78 chromosome 1, Aet v6.0, whole genome shotgun sequence encodes:
- the LOC109761934 gene encoding uncharacterized protein, translating to MDRIRSSNAVVHSSGILAAAAAAAVQLAFFRSVGSTAGSHHRPRVAHGPGPPTNRTTSSLESLTRQQRQCEPGPTRRPRSGLRGPAPCVPGAARSCNRQRLPAFYPRRSPRTRHPGSGAMADHSDGPAVGNPREDPTASEDEEEEEEEGEGFTFAAAARVGDGCAIGPVYLVFGRPRSPAEQEVEEEDAGTATVRVPLRQLLLEERGSSSSSPGKRADEEEEDDDELDGVPAETYCLWSPGTSPSPSPSPSRCQKSGSTGSVLRWRQRLQVGRSHSDGKEKFVFLQAQQDAAGSPGRRGGTRTGESRGRGGVHGWSHRGRGGSGRGSPGRRASTFLPYKQDLLGLFANAGAFRRSYHPF from the coding sequence ATGGATCGGATCAGATCCAGCAACGCTGTAGTCCACTCCAGTGGGattctcgccgccgccgccgctgctgctgtcCAGCTTGCATTCTTCCGTTCCGTTGGCTCAACGGCCGGCTCCCATCACCGGCCACGCGTCGCGCATGGGCCGGGCCCACCCACCAACCGAACAACCAGCTCCCTCGAATCACTGACGAGGCAACAACGGCAGTGCGAGCCCGGGCCCACCCGTCGGCCACGCAGCGGGCTTCGCGGGCCCGCGCCTTGCGTGCCAGGCGCAGCTCGCAGCTGCAACCGCCAGCGTCTCCCGGCCTTTTATCCCCGCCGCTCCCCCCGCACACGGCACCCGGGGAGCGGAGCCATGGCGGATCACAGCGACGGCCCGGCTGTCGGGAACCCTCGAGAAGATCCAACTGCGTcagaagacgaggaggaggaggaggaggagggggaggggttcACCTTCGCGGCGGCCGCGCGTGTGGGCGACGGGTGCGCGATCGGGCCCGTGTACCTGGTCTTCGGCCGCCCGCGTTCGCCGGcggagcaggaggtggaggaggaggatgcCGGCACGGCCACCGTGCGGGTGCCGCTGAGGCAGCTTCTCCTGGAGGAGCGGGGGTCTTCCTCCTCGTCGCCAGGGAAACGagcggacgaagaagaagaagacgacgaCGAGCTGGACGGGGTGCCGGCGGAGACGTACTGCCTGTGGTCGCCCGGGACCTCGCCGTctccgtccccgtcgccgtcgcGGTGCCAGAAGAGCGGGTCGACCGGGTCGGTCCTGCGGTGGCGCCAGCGGCTGCAGGTGGGCCGGAGCCACAGCGACGGCAAGGAGAAGTTCGTGTTCCTGCAGGCCCAACAGGACGCCGCCGGCTCCCCCGGCCGCAGGGGAGGGACGCGGACCGGCGAGTCGCGCGGCCGGGGAGGAGTCCACGGCTGGAGCCACCGCGGCAGAGGCGGCAGCGGCAGGGGGAGCCCCGGGCGCAGGGCGTCGACGTTCCTCCCGTACAAGCAGGACCTCCTCGGGCTCTTCGCCAACGCCGGCGCCTTCCGCCGGAGCTACCACCCCTTCTAA